In the genome of Microbacterium paraoxydans, the window GGACACGAACCCGGAGGACTTCTTCCTGTCGGGCAAGGTCGCCATGTTCCAGAACGGCTCCTGGGCCGCCATCGCCTACGCGGACAACGCGGACATCGGCGGCAGCGTCGACGTGGCCCCGCTGCCGGCGGGTCCGGAGGGCAACCAGAGCGTGATCCACGGCGTCGGGAACGTCGCGAACGCCAAGAGCGCGCACGTGGAGGAGGCCAAGGACTTCGCCGCCTTCGCCAGCGGCGAGCAGGCCGCGAAGATCCAGGCCGAGACCGGCACCGTGATCCCCGCGTACAACGGCACGCAGCAGGCGTGGGTCGACGCCCTCCCGCAGTACGACCTGCAGGTCTACATCGACGCGCTGGAGACGGCCGTCCCGTACCCCGTGTCGAAGAACACCTCCGCGTGGACGAGCATCGAGAGCGAGGTGCTGTCCCAGGTGTGGTCCGGAGCAGTGTCCCCGAAGGACGGCCTGCAGGACCTCGCCGCGCAGATGCAGACCGCGCTGGACGCCGAGCAGGAGTGACCGCATGACCGTCCTCGCGCCTCGCGCGGTCGCCCCCGCCGCCGGACGGACCCCGGAGGCCCCGCCCTCCGGGGGCCGTCGGCGACGCCGCACCCCCGGTGCCTCGCCGTGGTGGGCCCTGGTGTTCCTCGGGCCCACCGCCCTGGGCTTGGCCGTGTTCTACCTGTGGCCGACCGTGCGCACGCTCATCATCTCCTTCACGAAGTCGGGGCCGTTCGGCGGTGCGGAGTGGATCGGGTTCGAGAACTACGTGCGGCTGTTCCAGGACCCGGAGCTCCTCGGCGCCCTCCGCAACACCGCGGTCTACACGGTGATCGCGCTGATCGGCATCCCCCTCGCGGTCGGGATCGCCGCGCTGCTGAACACCACGGGTCTGAAGGGCCGCAGCGCCTACCGCACCCTCTACTTCATCCCCGTCGTCACCATGCCCGCGGCGATCGCGCTCGTCTGGCGCATGATCTACAACGGCGACTATGGTGTGCTGAACGCGGCCCTCGGTGCGGTCGGCATCGAGGGGCGGAGCTGGCTGACCGACCCGAACACCGCGCTGATCGCGATCGCCGTCGTCGGCATCTGGGCCGGCCTCGGGACCAACATCGTCATCTTCCTCGCCGGACTCCAGGGCATCCCGGACACGATCATGGAGGCGGCCGACCTCGACGGGGCGGGCCCCGTGCGCAAGTTCTTCTCCATCACGATCCCGCTGCTGTCGCCCTCGATCTTCTTCGTCAGCGTCATCAGCGTGATCGGGGCGCTGCAGGTGTTCGACCTCATCTACATGATGCTCGGCCGCAGCAACCCCGCGATGCCGAACACCCGGACGGTCGTCTACCTGTTCTACGAAGCGGGTTTCCTCGACAACGACCGCGGCTACGCCGCCGCCGTCGCCTTCCTCCTGCTGCTGATCATCCTCGTCCTGACGATCGTGCAGTTCCGGCTGCAGAAGAAGTGGGTGCACTATGAGTGACGTCTCCCTCGACACCCGTGCGGTCGTCGGTGCGGCCCCCGCACGATCGCGGAGGGCGGGCACCCCCCGGAACCGCGGACTGTGGATCGTGCACGTCGTGCTCATCGTCGGCGCCGCGCTCATGGTGTTCCCGTTCGTCTGGCAGCTGCTGACCTCGTTCAAGACGCTGTCGGACTCGGTGCAGGTGCCGCCGTCGTTCCTCCCGCGCGAGTGGGTGTTCACCAACTTCGCCGAGGTCTTCGACTCGATGCCGTTCGGGCAGATGTTCCTGAACTCCGTGCTCCTCACCGTCGGGCGCACGGTCGGCCAGGTCGCCCTGTGCACCATGGCGGGCTACGCGTTCGCGCGCATCGCCTTCCCCGGCCGGAACGCCCTGTTCGTCGTGTTCCTCTCAGTGCTCATGGTGCCCTCGCAGCTCTACCTGCTGCCGCAGTACGAGATCATCCAGGCGCTCGGCTGGCTGAACACGCTGCAGGCGCTCATCGTGCCCGGCATCTTCAGCGCCTTCGGGACCTTCCTGATGCGGCAGTTCTTCCTCTCGATGCCGGCCGAGTTGGAGGAGGCGGCGCGCATCGACGGGGCGAATCCGTGGCAGACCTTCTGGCGGATCATGGTTCCGCTCGCGAAGCCTGGCATCATCGCACTTGTGGTGTTCACCGTGCTGTGGTCCTGGAACGATCTGCTGTGGCCGCTGATCGTGACGACCGATCCGGCGAAGATGCCGCTGTCGGTCGGGCTCTCGCAGCTCGTCGGCATCCACGGCACCGACTACCCGGTGCTCATGGCGGGTGCGCTGCTGGCGACCCTGCCCATGCTGGTGACGTTCATGATCCTGCAGCGGCAGTTCATCCAGGCCATCGCGTTCAGCGGGACGAAGGGCTGAGACATGGCACAGCGTGAGCACGCCCCGAGCCGCCGGCCGACCCTGCGGATGGTGGCGGAACGTGCCGGAGTGTCGACCGCGACCGTCTCGTACGTGTTCTCCGGGCGGGCAGGCGCGAGTGGCGCGGGCGTGGCCGAGGCCACCGCGGCGCGGGTGCTCGCGGCGGCGGACGAGCTGAACTACCGGCCGAACACGGCGGCCAGGGCGATCCGCACCGGCCGCAGCGGCATGGTGCAGCTCTCCCTGCACATGCTGAGCGATCCGTGGTCGCTGGCGGTGGCGGACGCCGTGAACGCCGAGGCGAACCGGCACGGACTCACGACGCTGATCCTCGCCGACGGCGACTGGCACGCGGCCCTCGACCGTGTCGAGAGCGACGTGGCGTACCTCGACGGCGTCGGCCTGGACGAGGAGGACGCCCGACGGCTGGGCGACCTCGTCAAGCGCGGCCAGCGGCTCGTGGTGTTCTCGGAGCATCTGGAGCCGGACGGCTTCGACGTCATCCGCTCGGACGCGATCCCGGGGTGCGAACTCGCGATGGATCACCTGCTGGAGCGGCACACGGCCATCGGCTGCATCGCCGCGGAGGGTGCCGTCCGCCTCGCGGGAACCCAGGTCACGCGCTACACGCCGTACGTCGAGAAGCTCGCGGCGGCCGGCATCTCCCCGGATCCGGCGTGGACCGTGACCTATGCGGAGACCCAGGCCAGCGCCTTCACCGCCGCGATCGAGCTGCTGTCGCAGGAGAACCGCCCGGACGCCGTGTACGCGACGACCGACTTCGCCGCGATCGCCGCGATCAACGCCGCGCACATGCTCGGGCTCCGCGTCCCGCACGACGTCGCGGTGATCGGCGTCGGCAACACGCCGGACGCGCGGCTCATCGCGCCCACCCTCACCACCGTCGGCCCCACGGACTTCTACGAGCGTCAGGCGCGCATCATCGTCGAGAAGGCGCTCGAGAACGAGCCCTCACCCGGCGCGCTGCACGAGTTCCCCTGGGCTCTCGTGCCCGGAGGGTCGACCGACCTCGACGCCCCGGCCTCCCGCGGCCGCTGAGCCCCCCTCCTTTCTCCCCCTCTGTCACGAAGGACTTCTGTTGGACCTCCACATCGGCATCATCGGCTTCGGCGCGCGCTCCACCCTCCAGGAGGAGGTGCACCGGCCGGGCCACGGTTCCCGCATCACGGCCGTCTGCGACCTCGCCCCGCGCGCTCGCGCGGACGCCAGGGCGCTCGTCCCCGACGCGCTCATCACCGACTCCCCCGACGAGCTGCTCGCATCCGGTGTCGACGCGGTCATGGTGCTGACCCCGGACGACACGCACGCCGCCCTGACCATCCGGGCGCTGGAGGCCGGGGTACCCGTCTTCTGCGAGAAGCCCCTCGCGATCGATCTGGCCGACGCCGACCGCATGCTGGAGACCGCGCGACGCACCGGCACCCGGCTCTACATCGGGCACAACATGCGGCACATGCCCGTGATCACCCTCATGCGCGGGCTCATCCAGGACGGGCGCATCGGGCAGGTGAAGGCCGTGTGGGTGCGGCACTTCGTGGGGCACGGCGGCGACTTCTACTTCAAGGACTGGCACGCCGACCGGAGCCGCACCACCGGACTCCTCCTGCAGAAGGGGGCGCACGACCTCGACATCATCCACTGGCTGGCCGGCGCGTACACCGAGCAGGTGGCGGCGATGGGCGGCCTGAGCGTCTACGGCGACATCACCGACCGGCGGGACCGCACGGGGGAGCGGATGCCCGACTGGTTCAGCATGGACAACTGGCCGCCGACCGCGCTCACGGGACTCCACCCCGTCGTCGACGTCGAGGACATCTCGATGGTGAACCTGAGGCTCGAGGGCGGGATCTTCGCCTCGTACCAGCAGTGCCACTTCACCCCGGACTACTGGCGGAACTACACCGTGATCGGCACCGAGGGGCGCATCGAGAACTTCGGCGACGTGGCCGGCAGCGAGGTGAGGTTGTGGAACCGTCGGCACGCCGGAGCGGCCGACGCGGACGAGGTGTTCATCGTCCCCGAGGTGCCCGACGCCGGACACGACGGTGCCGACGCGCTGCTCGTGGCCGAGTTCCTCCGGTTCGTGCGGCACGGTGGTCTCACGGCGACCTCTCCCGTCGCGGCGCGGGAGGCCGTGGCTGCCGGGATCCTCGCGACCGCGTCCCTCCGGGGCGACGGCTCCGCGATCTCCGTCCCCCCGCTCGACCCCGAGCTCGTCGCCTACTTCGAGCGCGGCCAGACCCCCTCCTCCTCCCCCGCCGCCTGACCCCCACCGTCTCGCCCGCCCCCTCCCACCCTCTCGCCCGCCCCCTCCCACCCTCCGGGTGGGAGTGCAATATGCCACCCCCACCGCGCGTTCAACGCCCCTTTCCCGTCCCGCCACCGCCTGACCCACCCGGCACCGGATCCAGCCCCCCGGCAGGGGAGTGCAATATGCCACCCGAACCGCGGCTCCCAGGCACGTTTCTGATCCCGCAGCGCTGCGGGGGTGCTCCGCCTGTGGGAGGGCGAAAGGGGGCGGGGAAGGGAGGTGAGGGGTGCGGAAGTGATCTCGCGGGGCGGGGAAGGGGGGAAGGGGAAAGGGGGAGATGGGGAGATGGGCGGGGGCTCTCAGGGAGTTCACACCGGAGCGAATGTACAAACGTACATGTACGGATGTCCAGGGGGTGAGTGATGGCGGAGAGCGCGCGTCGGCGGCGGGATCCCGAAGCGCGCCGCCGGGAGATCGTCACCGCGACCGCCGAGCTGATCGTCGAGGTCGGGGCCGACGCCATCACGCACCGCATGGTCGCCGCCCGCGCCGGAGTGCCGCTCGGCGCGACCACCCAGTACTTCGACACCCTCGACGACCTGCGCAGCGCCGCCTTCCGTGCCCTCGCGGACGAGATCGAATGCCGGCTCGACGGAGTGCGGCAGACCCTCGCCGAACGCGGAGCCGGGGCCGACGTCATCGCCGCGCTCGTCCACGACAGCATCCACGACGGACACGCCGTGCAGGCGGATCGCGCCGTCGTCACGGCAGCCGTCCACGATCCGCGGCTGCGCGCGCTCGCGCGCCACCTGTCCGACCGCCTTGTCGACCTCCTGGAGCCGACCTATGGCGCCGACCGGGCCCGAGCGGCGATGATCTTCATCGACGGCGTCATGTGGAGCACGCAGATCCGCGACGTCGATCTCGAACAGTCCTTCCTCGAATCCGCACTGGCGCGGATCCTCGGAGAACCTCTCTCCCTCCCATCCGCAGCGACCGCCACCCCCTGACACCGAGGACCCCGCCTTGTCGAAACTCGCCATCCTCAGCCTGAAGAACCGCGCCCTCATCGCGCTCGTGACGATCGTCGCCGCGGTGTTCGGCGGGCTCGCGTTGACCAACCTCAAGCAGGAACTCATCCCGTCGCTCGAGCTGCCGGCGCTCGTGGTCATGACCACCTACCCCGGCGCCTCACCCGAGGTGGTCGAGAACGACGTCTCGACGCCGATCGAGTCGGCCATCCAGGGGGTGCCCGACCTGGAGTCGACCACCGCGACGAGCACGACCAATGCGTCCATCGTGCAGGCGATGTTCTCGTACGGCACGAACCTCGCGACCGCAGAGCAGAAGATCCAGCAGGCGATCAACCGGATCTCCTCCCAGCTCCCGGAGGACGTCACGCCGCAGGTGCTCTCGGTGTCGATCGACGACTTCCCGGTGATCCAAGTCGCGGTCACCGGCTTCGAGGACGCGGACAACGCCCAGGCCCAGCTCGAGAGCGTCGCGATCCCCGATCTGGAGGACGTCGACGGGGTGAACGCGGCCGAGATCGTCGGCGGCGTCGGACAGCGCATCACCATCACCCCCGACCTCGCGAAGCTCGCCGCCGCGGGACAGAGCAGCGAGGCGATCAGCACGGCACTCCAGCAGAACGGCACGCTCTTCCCCGGCGGCGAGATCACCGAGGACGGCGAGACCCTCACGGTGCAGACCGGAGCGAAGATCACCTCCGTCGACGAGGTCGCCGCCCTGCCGCTCGTCGGCACCGCGGTCACCATCGGCGACGTCGCGACGGTGGAGCAGGTGTCCGACCCGGTGACCTCGATCTCCCGGGTCGACGGCGAGGACGCCCTGTCGATCTCCATCACGAAGCTCCCCGCCGCCAACACGGTCGAGGTGTCGCAGGGGGTCATCGCGGCCCTCGACGAGATCGGGGAGGCGCTCCCGGACGCCGAGTTCACGGTCGTGTTCGACCAGGCGCCGTTCATCGTGCAGTCCATCGACACCCTCGCCACGGAGGGTCTGCTCGGCCTCGTGATGGCCGTGCTCGTGATCCTCGTGTTCCTCATGTCGGTGCGCTCGACCCTGGTCACCGCGATCTCGATCCCGACCTCGGTCCTCATCACCTTCATCGGGCTGCAGGCCTTCGGCTACTCCCTCAACGTGCTGACCCTCGGGGCGCTCACGATCGCGATCGGCCGCGTGGTCGACGACTCCATCGTGGTGATCGAGAACATCAAGCGCCACTACGTGGGCGACGCGGACAAGGGCGATGCGATCCGTCTCGCCGTGCGCGAGGTCGCCGCCGCCATCACCGCCTCGACCATCACGACGGTGGCGGTGTTCCTGCCGATCGTGTTCGTCGGCGACATGGTGGGCGAGCTGTTCCGTCCGTTCGCGATGACCGTCACGATCGCCATGGTCGCGTCGCTCTTCGTGGCGCTGACGATCGTCCCGGTGCTCGCGTACTGGTTCCTCAAGCCCGGCAAGCCGCTCCTCGACGACCAGGGGAACGCGATCGACCCGGAGGACCCGGCCGCCCCGCCGACGAGGCTGCAGCGCGGCTACCGCCCCATCCTCGGCTGGACGCTGAAGCACTCGGGCATCACGGTCGCGCTCGCGGTGGTGGTCCTCGCCGGGACGCTCGCCGCCGCCCCGCTGATGAAGGTGAACTTCCTCAGCGACTCCGGTCAGAACACCATGACCGTGACGCAGGACCTCGGTCCGACGGCGAGCCTGCAGGCGAAGTCCGACGCCGCCGTCCCCGTCGAGGAGGCCCTCCTCGACATCGACGGCATCGAGCACGTGCAGGCCTCTATCGGGTCGAGCGGCTCCGCGCTGCGCGACGCGTTCTCCGGCGGTGCGGGCATCACCTACTCCGTGCTCACCGACGGCGACGCCGACCAGGAGAAGCTGCGCGCCGAGGTGCAGGACGCGATCGACGGTCTCGGCGACGAGGTCGGCGAGGTCACCGTCGCGGCCTCCGCCGGCTTCGGCTCCAGCGACATCGAGATCACCGTGTCGGCCGCGAGCGGTGACGACCTCGCCACCGCCACCTCCGCCGTGGTGGACGAGCTCGACGGTCGCGAGGGCATCGGGCAGGTCACGGACAACCTCGCCGAGGCGCTGCCGTACATCGCCGTGGTCGTGGACCGCGAGGCCGCCGCCCGGGTCGGGCTGTCCGAGGTCGCCGTCGGATCGATCGTGTCGAACACGATGCGTCCGCAGCAGATCGGCTCGGTCGAGATCGACGACACCGCGCTCACCGTGTACCTCGTCAACCCCGAGCCGCCGACGACCGTCGCCGCCCTCCAGCAGCTCGCGATCCCCACCGCGGCGGGCATCGTGCCGCTGCAGGACATCGCGACCGTCGAGCAGCGCAACGGTCCGACCTCGATCACCACCGAGCAGGGACGGCGCACCGCGACCGTCACCGTGCCGCCCGCCTCGGACAACCTCGCGGTCGCCACCCAGTCGGTCACCGAGGCGCTCGCCGCGGCGGACCTGCCGGACGGCGCCTCGGCCGAGGTCGGCGGCGTCGCCTCGCAGCAGGCCGATTCGTTCGCGCAGCTCGGCCTGGCCATGCTCGCCGCGATCCTCATCGTGTACGTGGTGATGGTGGCGACGTTCAAGTCGCTGCGTCAGCCGCTGCTGCTGCTGATCTCGGTGCCGTTCGCGGCGACCGGCGCCATCCTGCTGCAGATCATCACGGGCGTGCCGCTCGGCGTGGCCTCGCTGATCGGCGTGCTGATGCTCATCGGCATCGTGGTGACGAACGCGATCGTGCTCGTCGACCTCGTCAACCAGTACCGGGAGAAGGGGCTGTCGACCGCGGAGGCGGTGATGGCGGGAGGGGAGAAGCGTCTGCGTCCGATCCTCATGACCGCGCTCGCCACGATCCTCGCCCTCACCCCGATGGCGCTCGGGATCACCGGGCACGGCGGATTCATCTCGCAGCCGCTGGCGATCGTGGTGATCGGCGGGCTCGTCTCCTCGACCGTGCTGACGCTCATCGTGCTGCCGACCCTGTACAACCTCGTCGAGGGGGCGCGGGAGCGCCGTCGCGCGCGGAAGGGCGAGCCGCACGACGATGGCGCCCCGGTCCCCGTGCACACGGACGGCACGCCGGTCAGCCGGCGCGAGCTGCGCGAGAACCACGGCGAGTAGCCGCGCGTTCACAACTCAGGAGAAAGGCCCCGGTCCCGTCCGTAGGACGAGGATCGGGGCCTTTCGGCGTCGGTTCTCCGGAGTTGTGAACCGCGGTCAGGCGAAGGTGAGGCCCCACTCCAGGGTCCAGGTCTCGCCGGGAGCGAGACGGCGCAGGCCCCGGCCGCTGTTGAACGCGTCGGCCGGCGCGGTCATCGGCTCGATCGCGACCGCGAGCGGGGTATCGGGGTAGTTCGTGGCCGTGTACACCTGCACGAAGTCGAAGCCCTCGCCCTGCCAGAGGGTGATCGCGCGGCCGTCGGGAGCGGTCAGCGTGTGCCGCACCCGGCCGTCGGCGTCGCGTTCGAGGTCGGTGAAGCCGGTGTCGAGCGCGATGTCGCCGACGCGGACGCCCTCTCGCAGGGCGGACTCGGCCGGACGGGTGCCGACCGGCAGCATCCGGTCGTCCGTCGCGAAGGCGGTGCGGGCGGGGACGCGGAGGACGAGGTCGTGCGGATCGACGTCGCCGATCGTCGGGAACGGGTGCGTGCCGAGCGCGACCGGCGCCGCGGAGTCGGACCAGTTCGTGAGCGTGTGCGTCACGTCGATCCCGTCCGCGGTCAGGACGTACGCGACGGACGTCTCGATCAGGTACGGGTACCCGGTCTGCGGGAAGACGGTCGCGCGCAGGGTCGCGGCGCCCTCGGTCTGCTCGACCGTATAGGCGGTGAAGCGCAGCAGGCCGTGACTGGCGTTGTTCGTCTTGGGCTCGGTGACGGCGAGCTGACGGACTGTGCCCTCGTCGTCCCAGCGGCCGTCGCGCACCCGGTTGGGCCACGGCGTCAGCACCACTCCGGAGCAGGAGGGGGTCGGGATGTCGAGCGGGTAGGGCGACACGAGATCGACCTCGCCGATCCGGAGGGCACGCAGCGAGGCGCCGACCTGGGCGATCTGCGCGGTCACGTCGCCGAGGCGGAGGTGCACCTGGGTGCCGGTGGGAGAGACGGAGTTCACCTCGACATCGTAGTGCCGCAGGCCGCCGGAGTGCGGGGGTCTCCCAGGGATGCCGGGTAGACTGAGACGGTCGGCTTCGGACACCCGCGCAGGGCGCGGACGTTTTTCAGTGTGTGAAGTGTGAGTCCAGGGGCCGATGGTGCGCGTCGATCGACGCGAATCAACCATCACAGGAATGGCCCCGGCCGCAGATCGTCCGGACTCCGCTGGATCGGAGTGCTCGCGCGTGCGCGCAGCGCTGTTCTCGTGCGAGAACGCAAGAAGGACACCCGAATGCCCAAGAACAAGAAGCCCCGCGGCGGTCGCGCCGCTGCGAACTTCGAGCCGCGCTACGGCGCCAAGAAGACCTCGTTCCACGACCGTCACCGTCCGGCCGGCGGTCGGGACACGGCTCGTGACGAGCGTCCCGCGCGCGACGACCGCGAGGGTCGCGCGGCCGGCGGGTACGACCGTCGCCCCGGCAGCCGCAGCCCCGGGCACCGCGGCTACCGCCCGGAGGAGACCGAGTCCGGTGCTCCGAAGCGCCGCTGGAGCTCCCAGGAGCGCGCCGGTCGCGACGAGGCCCGCAGCATCCGCACCCGTGCGGAGTCCGGGCGTCGCGAGGCCCCGCACCGCCGCGACGACCGCGCCGGTGGCGGCCGGTTCGACGACCGCGCCGAGCGTCCGCGGTACAACGACCGGTCCGGCGCTGGACGGTTCGACGACCGTCCGCGGCGCGACGACCGCGGCGGCTCGCAGCGACAGGGGTTCCGCGACAACGACCACCGCGACGGCGGACGTCCGCGCTTCGACGACCGTCGGACGGAGCGCCCGCGCTTCGACCGCGACGACCGCCCGCGCTTCGATGACCGCCGGACCGAGCGTCCCCGCTTCGACCGCGACGAGCGTCCTCGCCGCGACGATCGCGACCGTGCGGGGGACCGGGGAGGCGAGCGTTCGTACGACGCCGCCCGTGCGCGCCGCGCGTTCGACCGCGACCGCACGCAGCGCTCCTTCGAGGGCGGACGCGAGCGGCCGTCGACCGGAGGGGCCTACCGCACCGAGCGGCCCCGTCGGGACGAGCGCCCTCGTCGCGACGAGCGTCCGACCCGGAGCGACTGGAACGCGAAGCCGAAGGCGGCGTTCGAGCAGGCCGACGACGTCGTCCACGAGCGCCTCGAGGCACAGGCCGTGCAGGCCGTCGAGGTCGAGGGCGTCACGTTCGCCGACCTCGGCCTGGGCTCCAACATCACCGAGACCCTGAACAACATGGGCGCCGCGACGCCGTTCCCGATCCAGGCGGCGAGCATCCCCGCCGTCCTCGAGGGGCGCGACGTACTCGCCCGCGGACGCACCGGCTCCGGCAAGACCATCGCCTTCGGGGCGCCGCTCGTCGAGCGGGTGCTGCAGTCGCAGGCGGGCAAGCGCCGCGAGTTCGGACGGGCGCCGCGCGCGATCATCCTCGCCCCCACGCGCGAGCTCGCGCTGCAGATCGACCGGACCATCCAGCCGATCGCCCGCAGCGTCGGCCTCTTCACGACGCAGATCTACGGCGGGGTGCCCCAGGGCCGCCAGGTGGGCGCGCTGAAGAAGGGCGTCGACATCGTCATCGGCACCCCGGGCCGTATCGAGGACCTGATGAACCAGGGCAAGCTCGACCTGTCGGACTGCCGGATCGCGGTGCTCGACGAGGCCGACCACATGTGCGAGCTCGGATTCGTCGAGCCCGTGCAGCGCATCCTCCGCCGCACGGCCGAGGGCAGCCAGAAGCTCCTGTTCTCCGCGACCCTCGACCGCGAGGTCGCGGCGCTGGTGGACGAGTTCCTCGTCGACCCCGCCGTGTTCGAGGTCGCGGGCGAAGACCAGGGCTCCAGCACCATCGAGCACCGGGTCCTCGTCATCGAGCACCGCGACAAGGCGGACATCCTCACGTCGCTCGTCGACCGCGAGGGCAAGACGCTGGTCTTCGCCCGTACTCGCGCCTACGCCGAGATGCTGGCCGACCAGTTCGACGACGCGGGGATCCCGGCCGTCTCGCTGCACGGCGATCTCAACCAGGCCAAGCGCACGCGGAACCTGGAGAAGCTGACCTCGGGTCGGGTGAACGTCCTCGTCGCCACCGATGTGGCCGCGCGGGGCATCCACGTGGACGACATCGACCTCGTGGTCCAGGCCGACGCGCCGGACGAGTACAAGACGTACCTGCACCGCTCCGGTCGCACGGGTCGCGCGGGGCGCTCGGGCCGGGTCGTCACGCTCATCACGCGACAGCGCCAGCGCCGGATGACCGAGCTGCTCGGTCGCGCCGAGATCGAGGCCCCGTTCGAGCAGGCCCGCCTGGACGACGACGTGATCGAGGAGATCGCCGGGCGCGTGCCGTCCGCCGCCGAGCTCACTTCCTGACGCATTCGGGATCAGAAAGGCCCCGGAGACTTCGGTCTCCGGGGCCTTGTCGCACTCTGCACCGGGGTCAGGGGAGGGTGTGCTCGTGGAGGGATGTCGTGAGGGCGGTGCCGTTGAGGTCGAGGTAGAGGACGCCCTCGGTGACCGTGAGGGTCAGGGTGTTGCGGCGGGCGAGGTGAGGCGTGGCGGTGTCGACGAACCCGGGATCGAAGCTGTAGACCCGGATGTCCTCGGCCCGGTGGATGCGCTTGTCGGCCCACGGCGCCATGACCTTGGCCGGATCGCGGTGCGTGTAGACCACCGTCCGGTCCGCGAGGCGGGAGGCATGGTGCAACCGCGCGGCATCGGGAGCGCCCACCTCGATCCAGACGGTCACCCGGCCCGTGAGGTCGCGCACGAGCACGGCGGGCTCCTCGGTGTCGGAGACGCTGCCGCCGAACGCGATGCCCTCCGCGAACTCGAGCCCGTACGCGAGCACCCGGGTGAGCATGTACGCGTCGGTCTCGGAGGGATGCCGGGCGGCGCGGAGCGAGACGTCCTCGTAGACCCCGCGATCGGTGTCGGCCAGCTGCATCTCGAACGTGTGGACTGTCGAACCGATCGCCATGATCCTCGAGCCTACGCGGCGAAGCACCCCCTCCGTGACCGACTCAGAACAG includes:
- a CDS encoding efflux RND transporter permease subunit, producing MSKLAILSLKNRALIALVTIVAAVFGGLALTNLKQELIPSLELPALVVMTTYPGASPEVVENDVSTPIESAIQGVPDLESTTATSTTNASIVQAMFSYGTNLATAEQKIQQAINRISSQLPEDVTPQVLSVSIDDFPVIQVAVTGFEDADNAQAQLESVAIPDLEDVDGVNAAEIVGGVGQRITITPDLAKLAAAGQSSEAISTALQQNGTLFPGGEITEDGETLTVQTGAKITSVDEVAALPLVGTAVTIGDVATVEQVSDPVTSISRVDGEDALSISITKLPAANTVEVSQGVIAALDEIGEALPDAEFTVVFDQAPFIVQSIDTLATEGLLGLVMAVLVILVFLMSVRSTLVTAISIPTSVLITFIGLQAFGYSLNVLTLGALTIAIGRVVDDSIVVIENIKRHYVGDADKGDAIRLAVREVAAAITASTITTVAVFLPIVFVGDMVGELFRPFAMTVTIAMVASLFVALTIVPVLAYWFLKPGKPLLDDQGNAIDPEDPAAPPTRLQRGYRPILGWTLKHSGITVALAVVVLAGTLAAAPLMKVNFLSDSGQNTMTVTQDLGPTASLQAKSDAAVPVEEALLDIDGIEHVQASIGSSGSALRDAFSGGAGITYSVLTDGDADQEKLRAEVQDAIDGLGDEVGEVTVAASAGFGSSDIEITVSAASGDDLATATSAVVDELDGREGIGQVTDNLAEALPYIAVVVDREAAARVGLSEVAVGSIVSNTMRPQQIGSVEIDDTALTVYLVNPEPPTTVAALQQLAIPTAAGIVPLQDIATVEQRNGPTSITTEQGRRTATVTVPPASDNLAVATQSVTEALAAADLPDGASAEVGGVASQQADSFAQLGLAMLAAILIVYVVMVATFKSLRQPLLLLISVPFAATGAILLQIITGVPLGVASLIGVLMLIGIVVTNAIVLVDLVNQYREKGLSTAEAVMAGGEKRLRPILMTALATILALTPMALGITGHGGFISQPLAIVVIGGLVSSTVLTLIVLPTLYNLVEGARERRRARKGEPHDDGAPVPVHTDGTPVSRRELRENHGE
- a CDS encoding Gfo/Idh/MocA family protein — encoded protein: MDLHIGIIGFGARSTLQEEVHRPGHGSRITAVCDLAPRARADARALVPDALITDSPDELLASGVDAVMVLTPDDTHAALTIRALEAGVPVFCEKPLAIDLADADRMLETARRTGTRLYIGHNMRHMPVITLMRGLIQDGRIGQVKAVWVRHFVGHGGDFYFKDWHADRSRTTGLLLQKGAHDLDIIHWLAGAYTEQVAAMGGLSVYGDITDRRDRTGERMPDWFSMDNWPPTALTGLHPVVDVEDISMVNLRLEGGIFASYQQCHFTPDYWRNYTVIGTEGRIENFGDVAGSEVRLWNRRHAGAADADEVFIVPEVPDAGHDGADALLVAEFLRFVRHGGLTATSPVAAREAVAAGILATASLRGDGSAISVPPLDPELVAYFERGQTPSSSPAA
- a CDS encoding TetR/AcrR family transcriptional regulator, with the protein product MAESARRRRDPEARRREIVTATAELIVEVGADAITHRMVAARAGVPLGATTQYFDTLDDLRSAAFRALADEIECRLDGVRQTLAERGAGADVIAALVHDSIHDGHAVQADRAVVTAAVHDPRLRALARHLSDRLVDLLEPTYGADRARAAMIFIDGVMWSTQIRDVDLEQSFLESALARILGEPLSLPSAATATP
- a CDS encoding carbohydrate ABC transporter permease; this translates as MTVLAPRAVAPAAGRTPEAPPSGGRRRRRTPGASPWWALVFLGPTALGLAVFYLWPTVRTLIISFTKSGPFGGAEWIGFENYVRLFQDPELLGALRNTAVYTVIALIGIPLAVGIAALLNTTGLKGRSAYRTLYFIPVVTMPAAIALVWRMIYNGDYGVLNAALGAVGIEGRSWLTDPNTALIAIAVVGIWAGLGTNIVIFLAGLQGIPDTIMEAADLDGAGPVRKFFSITIPLLSPSIFFVSVISVIGALQVFDLIYMMLGRSNPAMPNTRTVVYLFYEAGFLDNDRGYAAAVAFLLLLIILVLTIVQFRLQKKWVHYE
- a CDS encoding carbohydrate ABC transporter permease, producing MSDVSLDTRAVVGAAPARSRRAGTPRNRGLWIVHVVLIVGAALMVFPFVWQLLTSFKTLSDSVQVPPSFLPREWVFTNFAEVFDSMPFGQMFLNSVLLTVGRTVGQVALCTMAGYAFARIAFPGRNALFVVFLSVLMVPSQLYLLPQYEIIQALGWLNTLQALIVPGIFSAFGTFLMRQFFLSMPAELEEAARIDGANPWQTFWRIMVPLAKPGIIALVVFTVLWSWNDLLWPLIVTTDPAKMPLSVGLSQLVGIHGTDYPVLMAGALLATLPMLVTFMILQRQFIQAIAFSGTKG
- a CDS encoding LacI family DNA-binding transcriptional regulator — encoded protein: MAQREHAPSRRPTLRMVAERAGVSTATVSYVFSGRAGASGAGVAEATAARVLAAADELNYRPNTAARAIRTGRSGMVQLSLHMLSDPWSLAVADAVNAEANRHGLTTLILADGDWHAALDRVESDVAYLDGVGLDEEDARRLGDLVKRGQRLVVFSEHLEPDGFDVIRSDAIPGCELAMDHLLERHTAIGCIAAEGAVRLAGTQVTRYTPYVEKLAAAGISPDPAWTVTYAETQASAFTAAIELLSQENRPDAVYATTDFAAIAAINAAHMLGLRVPHDVAVIGVGNTPDARLIAPTLTTVGPTDFYERQARIIVEKALENEPSPGALHEFPWALVPGGSTDLDAPASRGR